From the Halorhabdus utahensis DSM 12940 genome, one window contains:
- a CDS encoding DUF106 domain-containing protein translates to MPRTGEKIDRLVAEDASMETAIQTVLQTAEEQGTVAWGDVSDELSSGQWGRLIETGLLVDADGDGFVIDDPDGVHDALEEADPDAEDDDDGWSTWDKLAGVGVIALFLGYSMTSVRNVVGETLDLILGPLEALLPFYVVILVLATLTGLWSTLLQDNLMDMSGMSQHQEKMEELKERRKAAKERDDQEELDRIQQEQMEMMGDQLGAFTKQFRPMVWIMLLTIPVFLWMYWRVPNLASGEFVIIMPFFGEISRWGAGTLGPWPAWLFWYFICSLSFTQIIRKALNVQTTPT, encoded by the coding sequence TCCAAACGGCCGAAGAGCAGGGAACCGTCGCGTGGGGTGACGTCAGCGACGAGTTGAGTAGTGGCCAGTGGGGTCGCCTCATCGAGACCGGACTGCTCGTCGACGCCGACGGCGACGGGTTCGTCATCGACGATCCCGACGGCGTTCACGACGCGCTCGAGGAGGCTGATCCCGACGCCGAAGATGACGACGACGGCTGGTCGACCTGGGACAAACTCGCCGGTGTCGGTGTCATCGCGCTGTTTCTGGGCTACTCGATGACGTCAGTTCGGAACGTCGTCGGCGAGACGCTTGATCTCATCCTCGGCCCGCTGGAAGCATTGTTGCCGTTTTATGTCGTCATCCTTGTGCTGGCGACGCTCACCGGACTGTGGTCGACGCTCTTGCAGGACAATCTCATGGACATGAGCGGGATGAGCCAGCACCAGGAGAAGATGGAAGAGCTCAAAGAGCGGCGGAAGGCTGCCAAAGAGCGTGACGATCAGGAGGAACTCGATCGCATCCAGCAAGAACAGATGGAGATGATGGGCGACCAGCTTGGGGCGTTCACCAAGCAGTTCCGCCCGATGGTCTGGATCATGCTGCTGACGATCCCGGTCTTCCTGTGGATGTACTGGCGGGTCCCGAACCTGGCGAGCGGCGAGTTCGTCATCATCATGCCGTTCTTCGGCGAGATCTCGCGGTGGGGTGCCGGAACGCTCGGCCCGTGGCCGGCCTGGTTGTTCTGGTATTTCATCTGCTCGCTCAGCTTCACCCAGATCATCCGCAAGGCGCTGAACGTCCAGACGACGCCGACGTGA
- the cmk gene encoding (d)CMP kinase yields MLITVSGPAGSGKSTLAASLADALDYDHVSGGDIFRSLADERGMTPLELNKQAEEDDEIDRDLDRRLRDVARDRDDLVLESRLAGWMAGDHADLKLWLDAPLSVRAERISQRENKPVEQARTETRERAESEAHRYREYYDIDIEDLSIYDLAINTARWSPQGMLSVVLHAVESYDQNGDEGKAPIQGVEYDF; encoded by the coding sequence ATGTTGATCACCGTCTCCGGACCGGCCGGGAGCGGCAAGAGCACGCTTGCGGCGAGCCTCGCTGACGCACTGGATTACGATCACGTCAGCGGCGGCGACATCTTTCGCTCGCTCGCCGACGAACGCGGGATGACGCCCCTGGAGCTCAACAAGCAGGCCGAGGAGGACGACGAGATCGACCGTGATCTCGACCGACGACTCCGTGACGTCGCCCGCGACCGGGACGACCTCGTCCTCGAATCCCGACTGGCGGGCTGGATGGCCGGCGATCACGCCGATCTCAAGCTCTGGCTCGACGCCCCGCTTTCCGTCCGGGCCGAACGGATTTCCCAACGGGAGAACAAGCCCGTCGAACAGGCCCGCACCGAGACCAGGGAACGTGCCGAGAGCGAAGCCCATCGCTATCGGGAGTATTACGACATCGACATCGAGGACCTCTCGATCTACGACCTGGCGATCAACACCGCCCGCTGGAGCCCCCAGGGCATGTTGAGCGTCGTCCTCCACGCTGTCGAGTCCTACGACCAGAACGGCGACGAGGGCAAAGCCCCCATCCAGGGCGTCGAGTACGACTTCTAA
- a CDS encoding RNA-guided pseudouridylation complex pseudouridine synthase subunit Cbf5: MALRGPPEDRSPAELLSFGVLNLDKPPGPSAHQVAAWVRDLATVERAAHAGTLDPKVTGCLPMLLGDATRMAQVFDDSDKEYVAVLELHERLADPSTLEAVADEFEGEIYQKPPKKSAVVRRLRSREIHRLDVLEAEDRRALLSIRCESGTYIRKLCHDMGLALGTGAHMGDLRRAATDPFDDADLVTMHDFVDALAWWREDDDPDPLREVVQPAERALVDLPSVTIAPSAAESVAEGAPIYAPGVIDADDDLDPAAEPLVACYIPNGAAVCLGTLAGDPDADEGTVVELERVLV, translated from the coding sequence ATGGCACTCCGTGGGCCCCCCGAGGACCGATCGCCGGCCGAACTCCTCTCATTCGGCGTCTTGAATCTCGACAAACCGCCGGGCCCCTCGGCCCACCAGGTCGCCGCCTGGGTGCGTGACCTCGCGACCGTCGAACGGGCGGCCCATGCCGGGACGCTTGACCCAAAAGTCACCGGCTGTCTCCCCATGCTGCTGGGCGACGCCACCCGGATGGCCCAGGTCTTCGACGACAGCGACAAGGAGTACGTCGCCGTCCTCGAGCTCCACGAACGCCTGGCTGACCCCTCCACCCTGGAGGCCGTCGCCGACGAGTTCGAGGGCGAGATCTACCAGAAGCCGCCGAAGAAGAGCGCCGTCGTCCGCCGGCTGCGCTCCCGGGAGATCCACCGCCTGGACGTTCTCGAAGCCGAGGATCGCCGCGCGCTGCTCTCGATCCGGTGTGAGAGTGGGACCTACATCCGCAAGCTCTGTCACGACATGGGGCTGGCGCTCGGTACCGGCGCGCACATGGGCGACCTCCGCCGAGCGGCGACCGATCCCTTCGACGATGCTGATCTGGTCACGATGCACGACTTCGTCGACGCCCTGGCGTGGTGGCGCGAGGACGACGACCCCGACCCGCTACGGGAGGTGGTCCAGCCCGCCGAACGCGCGCTGGTCGACCTCCCGTCGGTCACGATTGCCCCGAGCGCGGCGGAATCCGTGGCGGAGGGCGCACCCATCTACGCGCCGGGCGTCATCGACGCCGACGACGACCTCGATCCCGCCGCCGAACCGCTCGTCGCCTGCTACATTCCCAACGGCGCAGCGGTGTGTCTGGGGACCCTCGCGGGGGACCCGGACGCCGACGAGGGGACCGTTGTCGAACTGGAACGCGTGTTGGTCTAG
- a CDS encoding DUF2061 domain-containing protein, translating to MGVFDWLGRVTGGIVTRSPQQRMSRALVKTLLYRTLMVMITSSVAFLFTGNTSDALSIGLVANVIKTGTYYGYERLWDRVTWGLTPDEAS from the coding sequence ATGGGTGTCTTCGACTGGCTCGGGCGGGTAACCGGCGGGATCGTCACGCGGTCCCCACAGCAGCGGATGTCACGGGCACTCGTCAAAACCCTCCTGTATCGGACGCTGATGGTGATGATCACCAGTAGCGTTGCATTTCTGTTCACGGGCAATACGAGCGACGCACTCAGTATCGGCCTCGTCGCGAACGTCATCAAGACCGGGACCTACTACGGGTACGAACGGCTCTGGGATCGGGTCACGTGGGGCCTGACCCCGGACGAGGCGTCATAG